From a region of the Aeoliella mucimassa genome:
- a CDS encoding thioredoxin family protein gives MSETPSPSTTEEDSADASSVSKKKSPFWRGFWLTFLVVSLAYAWYCFYVPNNDIAWAGNFAAAEQQAAASGKPMVLYFTGQWCVPCRVMKRQVWADDEVKTAVNADFVPVMIDVDDPQDESLVARYNVRGTPITIITDSAGNALRWRVGGISKAEFLELLREPTPTAAEEG, from the coding sequence ATGAGTGAAACTCCCTCGCCCTCGACTACCGAGGAGGATTCCGCGGACGCGTCGTCGGTGTCGAAGAAGAAGTCGCCTTTCTGGCGGGGCTTCTGGCTGACCTTTCTGGTCGTGTCGCTCGCGTACGCCTGGTACTGTTTTTACGTGCCGAACAACGACATCGCCTGGGCCGGCAATTTTGCCGCGGCCGAGCAGCAGGCGGCTGCCTCGGGCAAGCCGATGGTGCTCTACTTCACCGGCCAGTGGTGCGTGCCCTGCCGAGTGATGAAGCGGCAAGTGTGGGCGGACGACGAAGTGAAGACCGCGGTGAACGCCGATTTCGTGCCGGTGATGATCGACGTGGATGACCCGCAGGATGAATCGCTCGTCGCCCGCTACAATGTGCGCGGCACCCCGATCACGATCATCACCGATTCCGCAGGCAACGCCCTCCGCTGGCGCGTCGGGGGAATCAGCAAGGCCGAGTTTCTGGAGTTACTTCGGGAGCCAACTCCGACGGCTGCCGAAGAGGGGTAG